One window of Strigops habroptila isolate Jane chromosome Z, bStrHab1.2.pri, whole genome shotgun sequence genomic DNA carries:
- the PTGER4 gene encoding prostaglandin E2 receptor EP4 subtype, which translates to MSFDPTIMPPANGSANGTATGAEGGKPPTIPTVMFIFGVVGNLIAIVVLCKSRKEQKETTFYTLVCGLAVTDLLGTCLVSPVTIATYLQNRWPGGSALCEYSSFILLFFGLSGLSIICAMSIERYLAINHAYFYNHYVDKKLAGLTLFAIYASNVLFCALPSMGLGKSTLQYPYTWCFIDWRAKEATHAAYSYMYAGFSSFLIMVTVVCNILVCVALIRMHRQFMRRTSLGTDTTSSRLSDFRRRRSFRRMAGAEIQMVILLIATSLVVVICSIPLVVRVFVNQLYQPESVKDVRQNPDLQAIRIASVNPILDPWIYILLRKTVLSKAIEKVKCLFCRIGGARRQHSGGNFNCVDGRRTSSAMSSQSPSFISRELREISSTSQTLLYPPELSESSVGGRVLLPGPSASLAQSDTTSVRTLRSSETSDSSQGQDSESVFLVNEIGSGGGASSTAKGGPLQVTFPTETLNLSEKCI; encoded by the exons ATGTCCTTCGACCCCACCATCATGCCACCTGCGAACGGCTCCGCCAACGGGACCGCCACTGGGGCGGAGGGTGGGAAGCCCCCCACCATCCCCACCGTCATGTTCATCTTCGGCGTGGTGGGCAACCTCATAGCCATCGTGGTGCTCTGCAAGtccaggaaggagcagaaggagaCCACTTTCTACACACTGGTCTGCGGGCTGGCTGTCACCGATCTCTTAGGGACCTGTCTGGTGAGTCCGGTCACTATTGCCACTTACCTGCAGAACCGCTGGCCAGGAGGATCGGCACTGTGTGAGTACAGctccttcatcctcctcttctttgGACTCTCTGGCCTCAGTATTATCTGTGCCATGTCCATAGAAAGGTACCTGGCCATCAACCATGCCTATTTCTACAACCATTATGTAGACAAGAAGCTGGCAGGACTCACGCTCTTTGCCATCTATGCCTCCAACGTGCTGTTCTGTGCCCTCCCCAGCATGGGACTCGGCAAGTCTACCTTGCAGTACCCTTACACTTGGTGTTTCATAGACTGGCGAGCAAAGGAGGCCACCCATGCAGCATATTCCTACATGTACGCCGGCTTCAGCTCCTTCCTAATCATGGTCACCGTGGTCTGCAACATCCTGGTGTGCGTGGCCCTCATCCGCATGCACCGGCAGTTCATGCGGCGCACGTCGCTGGGGACAGACACCACCTCCAGCCGTTTATCTGACTTTCGCAGGCGCCGGAGCTTCCGTCGgatggctggagcagagatCCAGATGGTTATTCTGCTCATTGCCACTTCCCTGGTGGTGGTGATCTGCTCCATTCCTCTGGTG GTCCGTGTCTTTGTGAATCAGCTGTACCAGCCAGAATCAGTGAAGGATGTGAGGCAGAACCCTGACCTGCAGGCCATCCGCATTGCCTCGGTGAACCCCATTTTAGACCCATGGATCTACATCCTCCTCCGCAAGACCGTGCTCAGCAAAGCCATTGAGAAGGTGAAGTGCCTCTTCTGCCGCATCGGAGGCGCTCGGAGGCAGCACTCGGGGGGCAATTTCAACTGCGTGGATGGCCGCAGGACCTCCTCCGCCATGTCAAGTCAGTCGCCCTCCTTCATCTCCCGTGAGCTGAGGGAGATCAGCAGCACCTCGCAAACGCTGCTCTATCCTCCGGAGTTAAGCGAAAGCAGTGTCGGTGGCCGCGTGCTGCTCCCAGGGCCCAGCGCCAGCTTGGCTCAGTCTGACACCACCTCAGTGAGGACACTGCGCAGCTCGGAGACCTCGGACTCCTCACAGGGTCAGGACTCCGAGAGCGTCTTCCTGGTGAACGAAATAGGGTCTGGTGGCGGGGCCAGCTCTACAGCCAAGGGTGGCCCTCTGCAGGTCACCTTCCCCACAGAGACACTGAATTTATCAGAAAAGTGTATATAG